One part of the Desulfonema ishimotonii genome encodes these proteins:
- a CDS encoding TonB-dependent receptor plug domain-containing protein, with product MKHRLRRLTALLAVASVLWGIPGNAAADDPAILADNVFTLGQIEVTARSEPVRETTTDSVTDADMRTFNRDTVADALNLTTGVTLSRSGARNEQMVFVRGFDIKHAPLFLDGIPIYVLYDGYPDLSRFTTFDLSRLIVSKGFASVLYGPNTMGGAINMISRRPDKALEGNAGIGVASGDTFTAYANFGSNQGKWYIQGGASYLDREYYQLSDDFEPTEDEDGGRRENAYATDQKINLKIGYTPSDGNEYALSYIRQDGEKGTPPYAGNDPSARVRYWRWPYWDKESFYFNSRTALGEKSYVKTRFYYDTYENSLHSYDDATYTTMNKRYAFKGAYDDYTLGGSLEAGTELLSGHFLRAAFHYKKDVHREKDAGEPELDFRDEIFSLGLEDTITLSENLSVVVGASYDWLSPVSADDYDSDTGSISDFPTEETAAFNPQISVFYNISDTGILHAAVAGKSRLPTLKDRYSYRLGYGLPNPELDEETSVNYEIGYQDYFAGRIFFKTAVFYSDVSDYIMAVSVPDPDDATKTVDQNQNIGDVNLWGAEAEVSVRLLDNLEYGLGYTYTDWDNRSSDEKLTDIPRHKIFTHLKYSPVERLSLLASLEYNARRFSDSDGETEAGSHTLINFKADCALYREIRLEAGVNNLFDRNYEIDEGYPEAGRNYFANLTCRF from the coding sequence ATGAAACACCGGTTGCGCCGGCTGACAGCGCTGTTGGCGGTTGCCTCGGTCTTATGGGGAATACCGGGAAATGCGGCGGCAGATGACCCGGCAATATTGGCAGACAATGTGTTCACCCTGGGCCAGATTGAGGTGACAGCCCGGTCCGAACCGGTCAGGGAAACAACAACCGACAGCGTAACCGACGCGGATATGCGGACCTTCAACCGGGACACCGTGGCCGATGCCCTCAACCTTACAACCGGCGTCACCCTGTCCCGGTCCGGGGCCCGGAATGAGCAGATGGTCTTTGTCCGGGGATTCGACATCAAACACGCGCCCCTGTTTCTGGACGGCATTCCCATCTATGTGCTGTATGACGGCTACCCGGACCTGAGCCGTTTCACCACATTTGACCTGTCACGGCTGATCGTGTCCAAGGGATTCGCGTCCGTACTCTACGGGCCGAACACCATGGGCGGGGCCATCAACATGATCTCCCGGCGCCCCGACAAGGCCCTTGAGGGGAACGCGGGCATCGGTGTGGCGTCGGGCGACACGTTCACAGCCTATGCCAATTTCGGCAGCAATCAGGGGAAATGGTACATCCAGGGCGGGGCCAGCTATCTGGACCGGGAGTATTACCAGCTCTCCGACGATTTTGAGCCTACGGAAGATGAGGATGGCGGACGCCGTGAAAACGCCTATGCAACCGATCAGAAAATCAACCTGAAAATCGGCTATACCCCGTCCGATGGAAATGAATATGCCCTCAGCTATATCCGGCAGGACGGGGAAAAGGGCACGCCCCCCTATGCCGGAAACGACCCGTCCGCACGGGTCAGATACTGGCGATGGCCCTACTGGGACAAGGAGAGTTTTTATTTCAACTCCCGGACCGCTCTCGGCGAAAAGAGCTATGTGAAAACAAGGTTTTATTACGATACCTATGAAAATTCCCTTCATAGCTATGACGATGCCACCTATACGACCATGAACAAACGCTATGCCTTCAAAGGCGCTTATGACGATTATACTCTGGGCGGGTCCCTGGAAGCCGGCACCGAGCTGCTCTCCGGCCACTTCCTCAGGGCCGCGTTTCACTATAAAAAGGATGTTCACCGGGAGAAGGACGCGGGAGAGCCGGAACTCGATTTCCGGGATGAGATTTTTTCCCTGGGCCTGGAGGATACCATCACCCTTTCGGAAAACCTTTCCGTTGTCGTGGGCGCAAGCTACGACTGGCTCTCCCCGGTAAGTGCCGATGATTATGATTCGGATACCGGAAGTATCAGCGATTTTCCCACCGAAGAGACTGCGGCCTTCAACCCTCAGATCAGCGTATTTTACAATATTTCCGACACCGGAATCCTTCACGCCGCAGTGGCCGGGAAAAGCAGGCTGCCCACCCTGAAAGACCGGTATTCCTACCGGCTGGGCTACGGCCTGCCCAACCCGGAACTGGACGAGGAGACCTCCGTCAATTATGAAATCGGGTATCAGGATTATTTCGCGGGCCGGATTTTTTTCAAGACCGCCGTGTTTTACAGCGATGTCAGCGATTATATCATGGCGGTGAGCGTGCCGGACCCGGACGACGCCACCAAAACAGTGGACCAAAATCAGAATATCGGGGATGTGAATCTCTGGGGTGCGGAGGCCGAAGTGTCTGTCCGACTTCTGGACAACCTTGAATACGGTCTCGGCTATACCTATACGGACTGGGACAACCGGAGCAGCGATGAAAAGCTGACGGACATTCCCCGGCACAAAATCTTCACCCATCTGAAATACAGTCCGGTGGAACGCCTCAGCCTTCTGGCCAGTCTGGAATATAACGCCAGGCGCTTCAGCGATTCGGACGGTGAGACCGAAGCCGGTTCCCACACGCTGATCAACTTCAAGGCCGATTGTGCCCTTTACAGGGAGATACGGCTGGAAGCCGGTGTGAACAACCTGTTTGACCGGAATTATGAAATAGACGAGGGGTATCCCGAAGCAGGCCGGAATTATTTTGCCAACCTCACCTGCCGGTTCTGA